GTGTGATTAGCTGCGCCCGCCGTTACCGCCTGGCAACACAGGCTGTTCAACGGCTTGACGGAAGACTTGAACATCTTCACCAAAGTCGATGGGTAAAACCGCAACCACGTTTTCATGGGGACGGGGAATGATGACCCAAGTTTCCAATACCCCACCGGGGGAGTTTTCGGCAGCGGCAACGCCAGCCTCCATGGCTGCTTTCACTTCAGAAATGTCGCCCCGAATGTTGATGCAAAACCGAGCACTGCCAGCGCGAATGTAGTTCACCAAAGTTACTCGCCCGGCTTTTACCATGGCATCTGCTGCCGCCAAAACAGGCGGAAAGCCTTTCGTCTCAAGGGAGCCAACTGCCTGAGGCATTACCTTATCTCCTAAAAATTAAGCCTGTACCTAAACCAACATTGTACGAGTCTTGTGGACTCTAGCGCGATCTCGGGGGAGGCTTTTTCCCTGACTGATACATTCTTTACCTTTATCAAGGTTCAGTTACGTAATTAAGGGGTGCCCTTTACTTCAGTAACCCTTGGGACTTGGCTCAAACCATGCGCCAGTTTTAAAATCCGGGTAAGCGATTGTCCCGAATTTCTTCAATCCAAAACTCTTCAGATGCTTCAGTGAAATCAATCGGCAAGACCACTTCCAGATTTTCGGGTGGGTTGGGCACGATGTAGTGCGTCGTGACGCATCCCTCATTGGGCAAATCGCTACCGACAATCAGGCCCGCTTCCACTGCGCGTTTGACTTCAGACACAGGACCGCGAATGCAGACAAACTGGCGGCCACTGTCGGCTTGTTCATACTTCACAATCGTGACTCGGCCTGCCTTAACCATGGCGTCTGCCACAGCCAGCATGGCTGGAAATCCGTACGTTTCGATCACACCAACAGCAAACGGCATAGATCTCTCTGTCCACCCAAAAACGGTCGTTCAGCCCCAGCCCCTTAAATCAAAGCCGACTAAAGTGCTTAGGCTTTAGAATCATACCTTGATTGAGCTGGGCTCAGCGATCGCGGCAATGATTCGTTCACATCCTGAGTCGGGGCGAGCCCAGTCGTAATGACACACTTTGGGATCCCCCCAGCACAGGCGCAGGTAAAGCTCGGCGCGGGTGGCGTCAATTTCTGCCCACTCAGCCTCGGCGATCCACCGTTCGATGGTGTTCAGTTCCAGCGGTAATGGCGGCGTGCCCGATCGCCACAGCCGCAGATTCGCGATTGAATTGCGCCAAAACTCAATGACGCCCGTTTTCGCAGATTGCAGGGTCTGCTTGTCAGCTGCCGTCGCGATGAGTTGGGGATGGAGCTCGGGAAACTGGTGCGATCGCCCCTGAAAGCGGCAGGTATGCCAGACGAGTCCGGAAACATTGTGCTCGCGCTGGTAGTGATGAATCTGGTCGCGAAAATCTTGTACGGCAAAGACTTTACTGAGCTTTTCAGTACCGATCGCCTTCGCCACTACGGGATTTAGCCGCTCTTCGGAGGACAACACCATGCGTTCGCCGCGCCATGCTGCCCGCAATTCCTGATCGAGAAAGTCGAGAAGTTCCGCAGTGGTGTAGACCATGGGCACAGTGACTCAAGTTTCTTCAATCTTATCAACCCCATTTTGAT
Above is a genomic segment from Leptolyngbya iicbica LK containing:
- a CDS encoding carbon dioxide-concentrating mechanism protein CcmK; this translates as MPQAVGSLETKGFPPVLAAADAMVKAGRVTLVNYIRAGSARFCINIRGDISEVKAAMEAGVAAAENSPGGVLETWVIIPRPHENVVAVLPIDFGEDVQVFRQAVEQPVLPGGNGGRS
- a CDS encoding carbon dioxide-concentrating mechanism protein CcmK, whose protein sequence is MPFAVGVIETYGFPAMLAVADAMVKAGRVTIVKYEQADSGRQFVCIRGPVSEVKRAVEAGLIVGSDLPNEGCVTTHYIVPNPPENLEVVLPIDFTEASEEFWIEEIRDNRLPGF